The genomic region TCAGTGCCCGCGGGATCCAATCGGGATCGCTCCCGGTTTGGCACCTGGACCCACGCGGGGTCTCGGGGCGCGGGTGGGCTCTGGCGGGGGTCCCGTTCTCGGCGGCTGCGTCCTGATCTCCACCCGTGCCCGGGTCCCGGTGTCTCCCCGTGCTGGCCCTGATGGCTCCCCATGCCTCGGTCCCGGTGCCCAGCCATGTCTGGGTTTCAGTTTCCCCCCCGTGCCCAAATCCCAGCATCCTTCAATCCCGGATCCCGGTGTCCCGTCGTGTCTGAGTCCCGGTGTCCCAGTGCCTGGCTCCAGGCGTCCCTGGCTCCAGGTCCTGGCGCTTCCCTGGAGTGCTCTCGCTGTGCTCATTTCCccaggaaggagaagaaggacAACATGAAGCCCAAACACCCCGACGAGCAGGAGATCCCGTTCCGCCTGCGGGAGCTCATGTGGAGTCGCGAGGCCATGAAGCGCCCAGATCCCGGGAAGAGGCGGGCGGCAGGTGGGACACAGAGGTGGCCTGAGCAGGTGGCCAAGGGCCTGGCCCAGGAGCCCATGGCATGGCTGGATCCTGCCACGCGACATCGTCCTCTCTCCAGTGATGTCCCACCCGTGCTCTGCCAGCCGGAGGGACGCCCAGGGTGTCACCGCTGCAGAAATGTCACCCGTCTCTCCTagagaagaagcagcagcagaagtccAAGGGCCCCAAGGCCCCGGGGGACATCCCCACGCCCAGGTTCCGGAGGGGCAAGGGGGAGTCGGAGCGTTCCTACATCTGCCGCAtggagcaggaggtgcagcGCGTCCTCTTCCTCGCGGAGAACCAGCTCCAGCGGGAGCCTGAGAAGGAGGCGACGGCTCCAGAGAAgtccaggaggaaaaaacagtgAGAGCAAAGCTTTCTGAGCTGGATGGGGCCAGCCCACACCTGTGGCCTGTCCCCTTGCCCAGTTCTGCAGGGCAGGTTTGGCGTTGGCAGCGGCTGGAGGTGCAggtgggggggctgtgggacccTTTTCCGTGGGGccatccccatggatcccatccatGGATGTCTGGGAACAGAGCCACAGGCCTGCTTCACCCTCCTGGAGGAAAAGCTGTGGGATCTGGGGGCTCCCGTGGGGTAGGGACTCACTCCTTGTTCCCCATCCACCCCTGAGCCCCCGCCATAACGTGGCTCTTCAGGtttcagaaaaagaagctggaaaaagctcggaagaagaaggaggagaagaaggaggcCATGCTGGAGAAGAGCCTGTTCCAaggtggggatggagcagcactgaagtgacccccagccccggggggcAGCACATGGAGGGGTGGGGGAGCTGGAGCGGTGCCTCCCAAGGGGCTCCCACTGACCCTGGCTCTGGCTTCACCCGCAGACAAGGTGCCATTTGGAGAAGTGGTGACACAGCCACCCACCATCACCTCTCAGCCCAGGGGACAGGGTCCTGCCAAGCAGGTGAGCTCTGGGGACAATGCTACCCACCCCTTGGGTACCTGGGAGGGCAGCGGTGGCCTCAGTGAGCCGGTGACAGCTCCTCAGAGCGCGGTCCTGGTGTCTCATCCTTCATCTCTCAGCTACCCCGTCTTTGCCCGCAGGCTGGACGGAAGCAGCTCCTCCTGACAGCTCGCCTGGGCCGGAGCCAGGCGTCCCTCGcatcccccgtgtcccccgtgtccccggtGATGTCGATGGCTCGCCGGCGCATCCTGGAGGAGGAGCGGGCGCGCGTCATCCGGGCCTACAGGGACATCCAGAGGCGCAAACAGCTGGAGCGGGAGCACGCCCAGGGGGGGCACGGCGTCCCACGCTGAGGGCCCTGGGACTCGAGGGGGACATTGCCCTGATGCTCTTGTGTCACTGCTGAGCCCTGGGGCTTCCCGCAGCCCCGCACTCCACGGCTCAGCGCTGCAGTGGGGTCCCTGTGGTGCCACGGACCTGCTTGGAGTAAAAAGTGCCAGTGGGAGCCAGTGGTGTGAGCGTGTTTGGGCTCCCGGTTCCTTAGGGATTCCTTagggatgctgctgtgctggcagatgGCAGTCCCAGGCACGTCGCTGTCCCCACGGGCTCTGGTGGGGGCAGGACCCTCATTCCTCAGCCGTGAGGAGACCCCGGTGCCTGGCCAGCTCAGTGCCCGGTGGGAGGAAAgtgaggcagtgctggggacacgGAGCGTCCCACAGGACCCACCTGCACGGTGTCACTTGCCTTTGTTGTCACTATTGGTGACGCTGCTtgagccccagggctgcagccacacGCAGCCCTGCCCTTGGCATCACTGCCCGTGTCCCCGCCTGGCCCCGGTCACGGTGACCCCGGTGCCGGGTGTGCTGCCACGTCCCCCCGGTGCCACCGCCCTGCGCCCCCCCCGGGCAGCCCCCGGCTCCGGGGAGGCtccggggctgctcccggcgCGGCGCAGCCGTGTCCGCCTCACCTGGCCGGACAAAGGCCCCGCTGTTCGCGGCCCCGCGCCGGCACAAAGCGTTCCCTGTTggagcggggccgccccgcgcTGCGGCCGGcgctggcggggccggggggatCCGCGTTTCCGGAGGGGCCGGGCACGGCGGCTGAGCCGCTCCGCTGTCCCCCGCCAGGCCTGAGCGGGACAGGCTTTGCGCCTTGTTTTCCGTCCCCAGGGTGCGACCGCCGTGTCCCCGGGAAGGTGGAGGTGCCTGGGGGGGGGTCACGCTCTGTGCCATGCGCTGCCAGCAGCCGGTGGGAGACTCGGTGGGGACACCGagtgcctggtgctgctgggcgATGCCCTCGCTGCCACCCGGCACCAGGTAAACACAGGTGAGAGGTAAACACGGGTGACGCAGCACGGCCCGGGGGGCACGGCCACATCCTGCTGCAAACACCCGGCTCCCGCGGCCGTGTCCCCGGAGCCGGGAGTGCGGGCTTGTGCCAGCCAAGGGCATGGCAGGGACATGGCGAGTGCCACGCTCCCGCAGTGGGTCCCTTGTGCGGACACCGCGCAGGGCACGCGTGCCCACCGGCAGCCCCAGCGCCGCCATCCCGGCTCCGGCTCAAGGAGACCAGGTCACCCGCTGCCCCCACGGAGCCATTCCAACCCTGAATAATTCATGGCACTGCTGGCCGCAGGCTTCCTGcccggaggaggaggaatggCTGCGGAGGGGAAGGCAATCCGGGCGGGAAAACCACCACGACCTTGGCACGTCCTCCGTgctgtgccacctcctgcccGGCAGCCCATCTGCCCACGGGATCCCGGCCCAGCGGCCCCagctgggggggagggggtgccGAGGACCCTGCTCGGAGCGCCCCCCCCATGCTCCCTGTCACTCCCCTAAAGGAGGGAATGGGGCTGAGCCGGTGGGAGCAGCCGGTGGCATTGGGAGCACCTGGGACTCCCACCACAGACCAGCTGTGACAGCACCATAGGAAAAACCACCTTTATTGGGGTGACctgaaaaaaagtgggaaaaggaatTTGACAGAGAAAGCAGCGAGGAGGGCGAggggcccagctccctccccactccctgcAGGGGTCCCCGAGCCCCGAGGGGGGAAGGCACCGGGAAGGCGGCCGGAGCTGTGGGGGGCcggtccccag from Corvus moneduloides isolate bCorMon1 chromosome 19, bCorMon1.pri, whole genome shotgun sequence harbors:
- the CCDC137 gene encoding coiled-coil domain-containing protein 137 isoform X2, with protein sequence MARGPGPGPGRGQGQGQGQKQARGPRQKPGSGQKQGQRSGQGQKQGRGPGPGPGQGQKAGPGQKAGPRSERGPAVPLRSRKEKKDNMKPKHPDEQEIPFRLRELMWSREAMKRPDPGKRRAAEKKQQQKSKGPKAPGDIPTPRFRRGKGESERSYICRMEQEVQRVLFLAENQLQREPEKEATAPEKSRRKKQFQKKKLEKARKKKEEKKEAMLEKSLFQDKVPFGEVVTQPPTITSQPRGQGPAKQAGRKQLLLTARLGRSQASLASPVSPVSPVMSMARRRILEEERARVIRAYRDIQRRKQLEREHAQGGHGVPR
- the CCDC137 gene encoding coiled-coil domain-containing protein 137 isoform X1 gives rise to the protein MARGPGPGPGRGQGQGQGQKQARGPRQKPGSGQKQGQRSGQGQKQGRGPGPGPGQGQKAGPGQKAGPRSERGPAVPLRSRKEKKDNMKPKHPDEQEIPFRLRELMWSREAMKRPDPGKRRAAEKKQQQKSKGPKAPGDIPTPRFRRGKGESERSYICRMEQEVQRVLFLAENQLQREPEKEATAPEKSRRKKQFQKKKLEKARKKKEEKKEAMLEKSLFQDKVPFGEVVTQPPTITSQPRGQGPAKQLPRLCPQAGRKQLLLTARLGRSQASLASPVSPVSPVMSMARRRILEEERARVIRAYRDIQRRKQLEREHAQGGHGVPR